Proteins from one Bacteroides zhangwenhongii genomic window:
- a CDS encoding lipocalin family protein, translated as MKTFRFFATLLVIALCAGFTSCSDDDDENPLVGTWVSIENRNSVEYKDVMTINSDGTGSSAIYENGQIDKEGVENFKYTYDEKSKVFTFIWEEDSYGETDIYSMRVQELTSSKLVLVDDIDEEGEGEVITYTKQ; from the coding sequence ATGAAAACATTTAGATTTTTTGCAACTTTATTGGTTATTGCTTTATGTGCAGGTTTTACTTCTTGTAGCGATGACGATGATGAAAATCCATTAGTAGGTACTTGGGTTAGTATAGAGAATAGGAACTCTGTGGAATATAAGGACGTAATGACTATTAATTCAGACGGTACAGGTTCAAGTGCGATTTATGAAAACGGACAAATAGATAAAGAAGGAGTAGAAAACTTCAAATATACTTATGATGAGAAGAGTAAGGTCTTCACTTTCATTTGGGAAGAAGATAGTTACGGAGAAACTGATATTTATTCAATGCGTGTTCAAGAACTGACAAGTTCCAAACTGGTATTAGTTGATGATATTGATGAAGAAGGTGAAGGAGAGGTAATTACATACACAAAACAATAA